GGCATTACTCTAGATctaacaagaaagaaagattcgCTCTAcattttgatgatgatgatatgtTTAGTGAGTATCAAGAACTTGATTTTCCATTAGAAAGCAGTTGGGATTATTTTGAGATTGTTGGTTCTTGTAATGGAATTATATGTTTGACTGATAATCATTCCCATATACTGAAGAGAATAGTTCTTTGGAATCCTTCAATAGGATTATCTGTAACTCTTCCTCTTCAGCGGATTAGCTATAAAGTTTCTAATGTTGTTCTTGGGTTCGGATTCGATTCCAGGACTAATGACTACAAGGTGATCAGAATTGTGTACTATTCTACTAATGATGATTCTTTGATGGTTCCACCAGaagttgagatttttgagCTAAGTAGAGGAACATGGAGAATCAATAATTCTGCATCTGTTCCTGCTTATGATGTTTCCAAATACTCGTCGCAGATTGTACTGGAAGGAGCTATTCATTGGGTGGGATATTACAGTCCAAGAGAGCTGACAATAGCAGTTTATGTTGTGCATGATGAGGAGTTTAAGGAATTCAGAATGCCGGATGAAATATCTGGCACAGCCCTGCAACATTTATCGGTCATGTTATGCTGTCAACTGCTCTCAATCATACAGTACAAGAAAAGGGGAAGTCGTCTCTGTTATGAAAGCTGTTGTATTTGGGTGATGAATGAATATGGTGTCCATGATTCTTGGACTAAACTGTTCAATGTTGTTGTCACAGGAGGTATAGGGAAAGTATTAGGCCTGAGAAACAATGTTGAAGTTCTGTTAGTAGGGGGACAGGGAGAGTTGATCTCATATGATCCTTGGTATCAAAGAAGTAAGAGTTTAGGAATTTCTGGTGAATCCTGCTCTTTCTATGCAGGTATATACATGGAGAGTTTAGTCCTATTGAAGGGTAGAAAAGGGTCAATTTCCAGGTATGTCACTGTTCAGGGATAGTGCATCTGCTTTGAATAAAGAAAGAGTGGTGCTGAGGAGAATAACAGAAGTGCAAAATAACATGGAAAAGACAGGCTAACATACATAATTGTACAGAAATTTCTTGCTCAATgttcatcatttttttaatatggtttGTCTTGAATCAGTATCCAAATGTATGTTTAATTCATTTCAATGTCTGGCTATGAAGATCAATGtcaattttcttatagtaaatggtaacaatatcattaaaatgttctttttttttctcttttatggTGATTGCTTTATCTATGTTGTTTTTGCTTCTTATGAATTACCCTTTTCTACTTTGtggtgttgtttttttttttttttttctttgggtAATTGGCATCCTCCACTACACAAGACCACTCAAGTAAATTGGCTCAAGGGCTTAAAGCCAGTTTGGTATTGTTGTATGACATTCTAATTtggaaaatttaaatttaatttttctaaaaaatgtTACTGTCTTTTCtgaaatatatttctaaaacaATTATGGTTTAATCATCTTAAAGTTGAATTtcgaaaaatatatatatagaaaagaaaagataaagaaaattaagaaaaaaaaagaagacaaaaacaGGTAGGAAAAAAGTTATATTCTAACTTTCCTGAATCTTATCATATCAgaagaattatataatacacACAAAGCTTAcactaatattaatataaggataagttgatatttaattttaactaaataatgtaataatttaacataataaaaaaatgtcaaaattctaattattaaaaataaaagatacacTAATATAATGTtaacaaaattctaaaatgttaaaataacTAACCCACTAAGAATATAAAGggttagttaaaataattaacctGAAAAGATGATGTCAAGAATAGCTCTTAGCATATTTGACCTTCAACCTGTTTTTTTGAACTGCAGTCATGTTCTTTAAGATGATCTCCATGGACAAACAAAAATGTTTTTAGAAGGTCGGTTTTGTCCCTATGCACTCACATTTTACAGTATAGTACGGTAGTTGATTTTGCACCTGTGTGTTCACATGAAcatacaataatatatatatatatatatatctaatcCTCCTCCTCCTTATTATTACCATATGATGTGAtgtccttttcattttttcattttcactttgttAGCAATAAAAATGACAGTAAGTACTGCTATAAAGACATAATAATAACTGCAAAGGCAACTAGCCGTTTACTCAAAATGGCATTGGTAATTGGTCAAGCCTAGAAAATATACAGGTGTAAAACATGCTAAAAGGTCATCCCAGGCAAAAACCCAGTTGTGTATTCTCTCTACCAAAagcaagttaaaagaaaaaaagaaagaaaaaagattcttcctttcctttctaaCTTTTCTTACCTTACCTAATCTAAACCATAAAAGATGACAACCCTTTTCACCTACacttcttttttccttgtctttctttttgtttttttgaaCCCTCTTTTACCCTTTTGTTCGCTAGCTATCAAAATGTGTTACTTTTAGGTAACATTGAACTGCTAAATTGCATTCACTGCTTTGTtgatgatgaggatgatgaGAAATTGTTGACCATGGCTGGCGACCAGTAATCAGCACCATTGCTGCTTGCCACGTGTGCTGTGCATTCCACTGGGACCAGACACAATCCCCTGCTCCTCAAGTCCTTTCTTGGTTCTTCCCCATTTTCTTCAACCTCCTATAAATTATTCACCACAGTAAGGAAATCAACAAAAGGAAACGACCCATTTCACTAACACAGTACATCACAAGGCCATTCTCACTATGGTCAAATTTGCAGTTAAAGAACAGTCAAGAACTCAATATGATATGCtgatatataaaagtaaactCTCTCTAATATTGGCAGCCCCAGGGCACGAAAGCCCCCGGTCAGAAAACTACTGCCTGATGGTCCATATTGAACTCAAGACCTTCTACAATTTTCATAGACCTTCtacaattttaataagttaaaatatCGACCAGGATATTAGGCCACTCGTTGATTGGCTGGAGTAGTCTATTTAAAACTATAAGATTAGAATTCAAATTCTAGTCTCGAATTACTAATGTGTGAGTAAAAATACTGAAGTGATCTATCTTAAAGGATTAAGAAATCAAGTTCTTAAACCAAGTAATGTGAGATTGGAAGTCAAGTTCTAGTTGGAGTTGAGTGAAAAAGTACACATATTTTGGGACCCAGAAGGGTCTGCTGGACCCAAGTGCTGATGTGGATCCACATGATCATTTTTTCATAAGAGTAAAGATATTACCAGAAAAAGGACAGAGATGAAGTGGGGTCAAGTACTCACAGGTTGGTGTTGCAGGTAGGGAGAGCACAGCACCTGAACCTGGTCGTGAAGGAACCTGATATATCCCATCGCTTCATGTAGCACTGATGCTGTATCAGTCTGCAATATTTCAATTCCCAAATTTccttattaattattcatcaaTTATTTTCACCAGCAGAAAAGGTCCAAGCTCTATTCAACCCATTAATCattatcttatatatatttttatgatgattAAGCTAGCTTTACTGAGAGCTAATTAGTATAATCTTGCtcaattaagaaataattaaagaatatgtAATTCGGGCACCTTGCCAAAGGGTGATACAAGTTGCTGCAATGCATTGATTCTTTCTCCCAGTTTCTCTTTCCTTATCTGTCATTACAAAGACattgaaaactaaaaattaataaggaAGGACTGGAGAGAtatcaaaatccaaaaacatGCAATTTAAATACTTATGTGTGAAGCATGTAATAAAAGTGACATGCATATCTTAAAAATTGCAAAGTTCAAACCTTTGGTTGGCCAGTGGATGTGGGATTCTCCATTTTGGTCTTTTTACTAGTTCTCTGAGTTTTGGCTATGGGGTTAGTACTGCACTGCGCTGTTCCTTGGCCTGaaccatttctttttctctacaaagagttaaaaaatgaattatagaACTATATTCAACATGAAACCCCAAAACattacaaaaaataagaactcagaaggaaaaaaaaaaaaaaagaaagctagcttttcttttttgtgcaATAATTAAAACCCTCACATTAGATTTGGAGGCAGTATTGATATTGACATTGACACTATTGTTACTGTTGTTGTTGGCAGAAGAAGCAGAAGAAGAGTCACTGCACGTGACCCCAGA
The nucleotide sequence above comes from Ricinus communis isolate WT05 ecotype wild-type chromosome 6, ASM1957865v1, whole genome shotgun sequence. Encoded proteins:
- the LOC112536196 gene encoding F-box/kelch-repeat protein At3g06240: MLDHIPKEVLIKIFLRLPVKQLLRCRCICKTWTNDYKVIRIVYYSTNDDSLMVPPEVEIFELSRGTWRINNSASVPAYDVSKYSSQIVLEGAIHWVGYYSPRELTIAVYVVHDEEFKEFRMPDEISGTALQHLSVMLCCQLLSIIQYKKRGSRLCYESCCIWVMNEYGVHDSWTKLFNVVVTGGIGKVLGLRNNVEVLLVGGQGELISYDPWYQRSKSLGISGESCSFYAGIYMESLVLLKGRKGSISRYVTVQG
- the LOC8272240 gene encoding transcription factor bHLH113; translated protein: MADSEEGDHFGAVDTATTATAATTTTSTSSFSQLLFSDDDNDIVGLNDMGPSLSFHHPYSSSIKLPKMLSFGGYDNPYLHHHHHHRQKNEVDDGNNVVLLTPQKSGVTCSDSSSASSANNNSNNSVNVNINTASKSNRKRNGSGQGTAQCSTNPIAKTQRTSKKTKMENPTSTGQPKIRKEKLGERINALQQLVSPFGKTDTASVLHEAMGYIRFLHDQVQVLCSPYLQHQPEVEENGEEPRKDLRSRGLCLVPVECTAHVASSNGADYWSPAMVNNFSSSSSSTKQ